In the genome of Tripterygium wilfordii isolate XIE 37 chromosome 19, ASM1340144v1, whole genome shotgun sequence, one region contains:
- the LOC119985157 gene encoding pentatricopeptide repeat-containing protein At1g79080, chloroplastic-like: MSTLVNSVPNLANPSPEGRGKGCGFSFNVPNFHSLSLNKGFPRVLASNQITISPKDSVTSIPNWRSGKNDSRIRENRLNDAFYHMEYMVGKGYKPDVVQATQMLYDLCKSNKMKKSIRVMEMMVGSGIIPDAASYTFLVNHLCKRGNVGHAMQLVEKMEDYGYPTSNVTYNSLVRGLCMQGNLNQCLQFVERLMQKGLEPNAFTYSSLLEAAYKERGAHEAIKLLDEIIAKGGKPNLVSYNVVLTGLCKEGRIEEAICLFRDLPSKGFTPNTVSYNILLRNLCYDARWEDANKLLAEMNGEDCSPSMVTYNILINSLAIHGKTQQALEVLEEMLRGPFKPSAASFNPIIARLCKEGKLDLIVKCLDQMIYRCCNPSEGTYNAIALLCEEGKVQETFSIIHNLGSKQNFSMHDFYKNVISSLCRKGNTYSAFQLLYEMTKYGFTPDSYTYSSLIRGLCMEGMLDEAMEILSIMEETDCKPSLDNYNALLLGFCKSQKTDFSLEVFETMIEKGYMPSETTYSIIVEGLAHEDETVLAAEVLKELQMRNVLSQNTVGRLVMQYDLEELPM; the protein is encoded by the coding sequence ATGTCGACTTTGGTGAATTCCGTGCCTAATTTGGCAAACCCATCACCGGAGGGGAGAGGGAAGGGTTGTGGGTTCTCTTTCAATGTCCCAAATTTTCATTCTTTATCACTCAACAAGGGATTTCCCAGAGTTTTGGCTTCTAACCAGATCACCATTTCTCCAAAGGACTCTGTAACGTCAATACCCAACTGGAGGTCTGGAAAGAATGATTCAAGAATTAGAGAAAACAGGCTCAATGATGCATTTTACCATATGGAGTACATGGTGGGGAAGGGGTATAAGCCTGATGTGGTTCAAGCAACACAGATGTTGTATGATTTGTGCAAGTCAAATAAGATGAAAAAGTCGATAAGAGTAATGGAGATGATGGTTGGGTCAGGTATAATACCTGATGCAGCTTCCTATACTTTCTTGGTTAATCATCTTTGTAAGAGGGGGAATGTTGGACATGCCATGCAGTTGGTTGAAAAGATGGAGGATTACGGGTACCCTACTAGTAATGTCACGTATAATTCGCTTGTTAGAGGACTCTGTATGCAGGGAAACTTGAATCAGTGCTTGCAATTTGTGGAAAGGTTGATGCAAAAGGGGCTTGAACCAAATGCATTTACTTACTCGTCTTTGCTTGAAGCAGCTTATAAGGAGAGAGGAGCCCATGAAGCCATTAAGCTTTTGGATGAGATAATTGCAAAAGGTGGGAAACCTAACCTGGTTAGTTACAATGTTGTACTTACTGGGTTGTGCAAGGAAGGTAGAATTGAGGAAGCCATTTGTCTCTTCAGGGATTTACCATCTAAGGGGTTCACTCCAAATACTGTGAGTTATAACATTTTACTCAGGAATCTTTGCTATGATGCCCGGTGGGAGGATGCAAATAAGCTCCTGGCTGAGATGAATGGTGAGGATTGTTCCCCGTCTATGGTTACTTACAATATACTAATTAATTCGCTTGCAATCCATGGCAAGACTCAGCAAGCACTGGAAGTTTTAGAGGAAATGTTAAGGGGACCATTCAAGCCCTCCGCAGCTAGCTTCAACCCAATAATTGCTCGTCTATGCAAAGAGGGAAAGTTGGACCTCATTGTGAAGTGTCTAGACCAAATGATCTATAGGTGCTGTAATCCTAGCGAGGGTACTTATAATGCTATTGCCTTGCTCTGTGAGGAAGGAAAGGTTCAAGAGACATTTTCCATAATTCATAATTTGGGCAGTAAACAAAATTTCTCCATGCATGACttctacaaaaacgtgatatCTAGCTTGTGTAGAAAGGGGAACACTTACTCAGCATTCCAGCTTCTATATGAAATGACCAAGTATGGTTTTACACCGGACTCTTATACCTATTCATCTTTGATTAGGGGGTTGTGCATGGAGGGAATGCTGGATGAGGCTATGGAGATCTTAAGCATAATGGAAGAAACCGACTGTAAACCTAGTCTCGACAATTACAATGCCCTATTGTTAGGATTTTGCAAGTCTCAAAAAACAGATTTTTCCTTAGAAGTATTTGAGACGATGATTGAGAAGGGATATATGCCTAGTGAAACGACGTATAGCATTATAGTGGAAGGACTTGCCCATGAAGATGAAACAGTGTTAGCAGCTGAAGTTTTGAAAGAGCTGCAAATGAGAAATGTCCTCAGTCAAAATACAGTTGGAAGACTTGTTATGCAATACGATCTTGAGGAGCTGCCGATGTAA